Proteins found in one Lycium ferocissimum isolate CSIRO_LF1 chromosome 6, AGI_CSIRO_Lferr_CH_V1, whole genome shotgun sequence genomic segment:
- the LOC132059386 gene encoding TSL-kinase interacting protein 1 isoform X1 — protein sequence MTSEQAAMKSSRSMKRKIGGVHEKYSDKENVASKKATRRISRQNLNAAGECRNLSAGQNNGILPLQASKVSCQKLPGRTTNSPVTKGDAAAGSQQLDSCKKIKLQLFPINKSTRQRLEKDGCNPFQELTLSAQKKISSVIKHLYTKWSSSSLGLGELLLFPYDTNTENIASQKRWSSKDTNISAGEVYAAIESPAIFRLRYGCLSDLKLKAFEVPDISPASGMHAQSRGIKRIFADAMDIANDKVKGAKLKNEELSKPICKNEHEIVIENQKMASNIQVDHMVDEVRKQNVPSKTDNPWDDILTNLSIGGLFSEASLQGKISKTENKLDLQPIQSVSDISIGGLLSEVSLQGKTSTEMNQENRVELQPPTFSSYFSKGGFLSEASSREKISDFNLDSKGTTGLKETSKCGPHIESKFSWDFNLTNLSIGGLLSEASLLEKVKNHDQRSEDKPSSQPDSLDAFVAARMNSRPEISKSSSHELHSSILDAEETCHAFPVRKISSGNENATTSCGPAGSGNGHEYTSSKSFRIPSSSSAAERSTQSVIAQDQSSEQPKTTFFSRSRGVFDEDSSLGLKGIKWEDSLGPFDLGLPILRPVSIGDSVSLSEFIK from the exons ATGACAT CAGAGCAAGCTGCCATGAAATCTAGCCGATCGATGAAGAGAAAGATAGGTGGGGTTCATGAAAAATACAGTGACAAGGAGAATGTTGCATCAAAGAAAGCAACACGTAGGATTAGTCGGCAGAATCTGAATGCAGCAG GGGAATGTAGAAATCTTTCAGCTGGGCAAAATAATGGGATTTTGCCCTTACAAGCTTCGAAGGTATCTTGTCAAAAGCTTCCAGGAAGGACGACTAATTCCCCTGTAACAAAAGGAGATGCTGCAGCAGGGAGTCAACAGCTTGATTCTTGTAAGAAGATTAAGCTACAGCTTTTTCCAATAAATAAAAGTACCCGACAGAGATTGGAGAAG GATGGCTGCAATCCGTTCCAGGAACTCACTTTAAGTGCTCAGAAGAAGATATCGTCGGTGATTAAGCACCTTTATACAAAGTGGAGTTCGTCGAGTTTGGGGTTAGGGGAGCTCCTTCTATTCCCCTATGATACTAATACAGAAAACATAGCATCACAGAAACGATGGAGCTCAAAAGATACCAACATTTCTGCAGGAGAAGTGTATGCAGCAATAGAAAGTCCTGCCATTTTTCGCTTAAG GTATGGCTGTCTTTCTGATCTTAAGCTCAAGGCTTTTGAGGTACCTGATATCTCCCCAGCCTCTGGTATGCATGCACAATCGAGGGGTATTAAGAGAATCTTTGCTGATGCAATGGACATAGCAAATGACAAAGTGAAGGGAGCTAAGTTGAAAAATGAAGAGCTTAGTAAACCAATCTGCAAAAATGAGCATGAAATTGTAATTGAGAATCAGAAGATGGCTTCAAACATACAGGTTGATCATATG GTTGATGAAGTAAGAAAGCAAAATGTCCCTTCAAAGACAGACAATCCATGGGATGATATTTTGACCAACTTAAGCATTGGAGGATTGTTTTCTGAGGCATCTTTGCAAGGAAAGATCAGCAAGACAGAAAATAAATTGGATTTGCAGCCAATCCAGTCAGTTTCTGATATTAGTATAGGAGGTTTGCTGTCTGAAGTGTCTTTGCAGGGTAAGACATCTACTGAAATGAACCAAGAGAACAGAGTGGAATTGCAGCCACCTACATTTAGTTCCTATTTTAGCAAAGGAGGCTTCCTTTCTGAAGCATCTTCTCGGGAAAAGATTAGTGATTTCAATTTAGATTCAAAAGGAACAACTGGTTTGAAGGAAACGTCAAAGTGTGGGCCACACATTGAGTCAAAATTTTCATGGGATTTTAATCTCACTAACTTGAGCATTGGAGGATTGCTGTCTGAGGCGTCCCTGCTGGAGAAAGTGAAAAATCATGACCAAAGAAGTGAGGACAAACCAAGCTCACAACCTGACTCACTTGATGCGTTTGTTGCTGCACGCATGAATTCACGCCCTGAAATTTCAAAGTCATCATCTCATGAATTGCACTCATCTATCTTGGATGCTGAAGAGACATGTCATGCATTTCCAGTGCGTAAAATTTCATCAGGAAATGAAAATGCAACAACTTCGTGTGGACCAGCTGGTTCTGGCAACGGTCACGAGTATACAAGCTCAAAATCTTTCAGAATTCCATCGTCCTCTAGTGCTGCGGAG CGCTCAACTCAAAGTGTGATCGCACAAGATCAATCATCAGAGCAACCAAAGACAACTTTCTTTTCTCGTTCACGGGGTGTTTTTGATGAAGACAGCAGCCTTGGGCTAAAGGGCATCAAATGG GAAGACTCTTTGGGACCATTTGATCTTGGACTTCCCATTTTGCGACCTGTTAGCATCGGAGACAGTGTTAGCCTCAGCGAGTTCATTAAATAA
- the LOC132061141 gene encoding secreted RxLR effector protein 161-like, with translation MESIPYSSIVGSLMYAQICTRPDISFAVGMLGRYQSNPEIDHRKAAKKVLRYLKGTKDYMLTYKRSNSLEVIEYSDTDHGGCVDTRKSTFGYLFPLAEGAISWKSAKQSVISTSTMEAEFVACFEATIHALWLRNFISDLGFDTITKPPKIYCDNL, from the coding sequence ATGGAGTCAATTCCTTACTCTTCTATTGTTggaagtttgatgtatgctCAAATTTGCACAAGACCGGATATTAGTTTTGCGGTCGGAATGCTGGGAAGATATCAGAGTAACCCGGAAATTGATCACAGGAAAGCTGCAAAGAAAGTTTTGAGGTACCTAAAAGGAACGAAGGATTACATGCTCACATATAAGAGATCCAACAGTTTGGAAGTCATTGAATACTCGGATACAGATCATGGTGGATGTGTTGACACTAGAAAGTCCACTTTTGGTTACTTGTTCCCATTAGCTGAAGGAGCAATATCGTGGAAGAGTGCAAAGCAATCCGTCATTTCTACATCCACAATGGAAGCAGAATTTGTGGCATGTTTTGAAGCCACAATTCATGCATTATGGCTGCGGAACTTTATTTCAGACTTGGGGTTCGACACCATTACCAAGCCGCCGAAAATTTATTGTGATAATCTTTAG
- the LOC132059386 gene encoding TSL-kinase interacting protein 1 isoform X2 yields the protein MKSSRSMKRKIGGVHEKYSDKENVASKKATRRISRQNLNAAGECRNLSAGQNNGILPLQASKVSCQKLPGRTTNSPVTKGDAAAGSQQLDSCKKIKLQLFPINKSTRQRLEKDGCNPFQELTLSAQKKISSVIKHLYTKWSSSSLGLGELLLFPYDTNTENIASQKRWSSKDTNISAGEVYAAIESPAIFRLRYGCLSDLKLKAFEVPDISPASGMHAQSRGIKRIFADAMDIANDKVKGAKLKNEELSKPICKNEHEIVIENQKMASNIQVDHMVDEVRKQNVPSKTDNPWDDILTNLSIGGLFSEASLQGKISKTENKLDLQPIQSVSDISIGGLLSEVSLQGKTSTEMNQENRVELQPPTFSSYFSKGGFLSEASSREKISDFNLDSKGTTGLKETSKCGPHIESKFSWDFNLTNLSIGGLLSEASLLEKVKNHDQRSEDKPSSQPDSLDAFVAARMNSRPEISKSSSHELHSSILDAEETCHAFPVRKISSGNENATTSCGPAGSGNGHEYTSSKSFRIPSSSSAAERSTQSVIAQDQSSEQPKTTFFSRSRGVFDEDSSLGLKGIKWEDSLGPFDLGLPILRPVSIGDSVSLSEFIK from the exons ATGAAATCTAGCCGATCGATGAAGAGAAAGATAGGTGGGGTTCATGAAAAATACAGTGACAAGGAGAATGTTGCATCAAAGAAAGCAACACGTAGGATTAGTCGGCAGAATCTGAATGCAGCAG GGGAATGTAGAAATCTTTCAGCTGGGCAAAATAATGGGATTTTGCCCTTACAAGCTTCGAAGGTATCTTGTCAAAAGCTTCCAGGAAGGACGACTAATTCCCCTGTAACAAAAGGAGATGCTGCAGCAGGGAGTCAACAGCTTGATTCTTGTAAGAAGATTAAGCTACAGCTTTTTCCAATAAATAAAAGTACCCGACAGAGATTGGAGAAG GATGGCTGCAATCCGTTCCAGGAACTCACTTTAAGTGCTCAGAAGAAGATATCGTCGGTGATTAAGCACCTTTATACAAAGTGGAGTTCGTCGAGTTTGGGGTTAGGGGAGCTCCTTCTATTCCCCTATGATACTAATACAGAAAACATAGCATCACAGAAACGATGGAGCTCAAAAGATACCAACATTTCTGCAGGAGAAGTGTATGCAGCAATAGAAAGTCCTGCCATTTTTCGCTTAAG GTATGGCTGTCTTTCTGATCTTAAGCTCAAGGCTTTTGAGGTACCTGATATCTCCCCAGCCTCTGGTATGCATGCACAATCGAGGGGTATTAAGAGAATCTTTGCTGATGCAATGGACATAGCAAATGACAAAGTGAAGGGAGCTAAGTTGAAAAATGAAGAGCTTAGTAAACCAATCTGCAAAAATGAGCATGAAATTGTAATTGAGAATCAGAAGATGGCTTCAAACATACAGGTTGATCATATG GTTGATGAAGTAAGAAAGCAAAATGTCCCTTCAAAGACAGACAATCCATGGGATGATATTTTGACCAACTTAAGCATTGGAGGATTGTTTTCTGAGGCATCTTTGCAAGGAAAGATCAGCAAGACAGAAAATAAATTGGATTTGCAGCCAATCCAGTCAGTTTCTGATATTAGTATAGGAGGTTTGCTGTCTGAAGTGTCTTTGCAGGGTAAGACATCTACTGAAATGAACCAAGAGAACAGAGTGGAATTGCAGCCACCTACATTTAGTTCCTATTTTAGCAAAGGAGGCTTCCTTTCTGAAGCATCTTCTCGGGAAAAGATTAGTGATTTCAATTTAGATTCAAAAGGAACAACTGGTTTGAAGGAAACGTCAAAGTGTGGGCCACACATTGAGTCAAAATTTTCATGGGATTTTAATCTCACTAACTTGAGCATTGGAGGATTGCTGTCTGAGGCGTCCCTGCTGGAGAAAGTGAAAAATCATGACCAAAGAAGTGAGGACAAACCAAGCTCACAACCTGACTCACTTGATGCGTTTGTTGCTGCACGCATGAATTCACGCCCTGAAATTTCAAAGTCATCATCTCATGAATTGCACTCATCTATCTTGGATGCTGAAGAGACATGTCATGCATTTCCAGTGCGTAAAATTTCATCAGGAAATGAAAATGCAACAACTTCGTGTGGACCAGCTGGTTCTGGCAACGGTCACGAGTATACAAGCTCAAAATCTTTCAGAATTCCATCGTCCTCTAGTGCTGCGGAG CGCTCAACTCAAAGTGTGATCGCACAAGATCAATCATCAGAGCAACCAAAGACAACTTTCTTTTCTCGTTCACGGGGTGTTTTTGATGAAGACAGCAGCCTTGGGCTAAAGGGCATCAAATGG GAAGACTCTTTGGGACCATTTGATCTTGGACTTCCCATTTTGCGACCTGTTAGCATCGGAGACAGTGTTAGCCTCAGCGAGTTCATTAAATAA